In Thermocrinis minervae, a single genomic region encodes these proteins:
- the rfaD gene encoding ADP-glyceromanno-heptose 6-epimerase produces the protein MRVLVTGGAGFIGSNIAKEINKLYPTAKVYVLDNFSSGHFKNLIGFKGEVITGDIKDPELWEYIEKNFQFDVIFHEAAITDTTVQDQFLMMKTNSDSLRYVLNCALKWKAKVIYASSAGVYGNSSPPMREDRGLTPENVYGFSKLIMDQIALNFVQEYPDLKVIGLRYFNVYGPGESFKGKTASMVYQIYLQIKQDKRPKLFKWGEQRRDFVYIKDVVKANLLAMEKDVSGVFNVGSSQARSFNEIVQIINGLLGKNIEPEYIDCPYDFYQNYTQADISKAREILGYSPEYSLEEGIEEYVKFLQGL, from the coding sequence ATGAGGGTTTTAGTAACAGGTGGGGCTGGCTTTATAGGTTCAAACATCGCAAAAGAGATAAACAAACTCTATCCAACAGCAAAGGTTTATGTACTAGACAACTTCTCCTCTGGACACTTTAAGAACCTCATAGGCTTTAAGGGTGAGGTAATCACAGGTGACATAAAGGACCCAGAGCTGTGGGAGTACATTGAAAAAAACTTCCAGTTCGATGTAATATTCCACGAAGCCGCCATAACGGACACCACTGTCCAAGATCAGTTTTTGATGATGAAGACAAACTCAGACAGTCTTAGGTACGTACTGAACTGTGCTTTAAAGTGGAAGGCAAAGGTGATCTATGCTTCCTCAGCGGGAGTTTATGGCAACTCATCACCACCCATGAGAGAAGACAGAGGATTAACTCCAGAGAACGTATACGGATTTTCTAAGCTCATAATGGATCAGATAGCCCTAAACTTCGTGCAGGAATATCCAGACTTGAAAGTAATAGGTCTTAGGTACTTTAACGTCTATGGCCCTGGTGAGAGCTTTAAAGGTAAGACGGCAAGCATGGTTTACCAGATCTACCTCCAGATAAAACAGGACAAAAGGCCAAAGCTCTTCAAGTGGGGAGAGCAAAGAAGGGACTTTGTCTACATAAAGGATGTGGTCAAAGCCAACCTACTAGCCATGGAGAAGGATGTATCCGGAGTCTTCAACGTGGGTAGTTCCCAAGCGAGAAGCTTCAACGAGATAGTACAGATAATAAACGGACTATTGGGCAAAAACATAGAACCTGAGTATATAGACTGTCCGTATGACTTTTACCAGAACTATACCCAAGCAGACATAAGCAAAGCTAGAGAAATACTAGGCTACAGCCCAGAGTACTCCTTAGAAGAAGGCATAGAGGAGTATGTAAAGTTTTTACAAGGATTATAA
- the yidC gene encoding membrane protein insertase YidC: protein MENKDLDAKRIFLFALLVLLMMFALQTYTLFFSPKETRKPEQTRQEKTEAPNLLLGTTREGQPPKNVQEFDFQNFKVSVAQEGGKIVSIWDKKYNHQLVSELEKKLNVYPLEVFTGNPELDFKLNFSPYQLQQQGNSIRLEYKDEQVRVVKTLSYMGSYFKLTLQVEGITSPLYVLAGNLSKEDSFYTHAGPVLNLDGKVIRISTEDVKGKEIFQGSISFAGEENRYYFKGFSGKIDTVAVYNVDGKDTFVAVRYKEPIYFYAGAKEYTRIKDIGLVDVIDWGMLKWIVKPLFVFMYFIYEHLHSWVVSILVLTLIVRVFMIPLTYKSTISMMKLSELAPKMQEIREKYKNDPVKMQEEIMKLYSEAGFNPLSGCLPILFQIPVFFALYKVLIITADLQLASLLWIPSLAQKDPYYILPILMGLTMIGQQFISPNPDKSQNVMMYVSSVIFTFLFASFPSGLVLYWTFNNILNIGQSYFIKKYILKDKGKMTKEKTKRKK from the coding sequence ATGGAAAACAAAGACCTGGATGCAAAAAGGATATTCCTATTTGCCCTTTTAGTCCTTTTGATGATGTTTGCTTTACAAACTTACACCCTATTCTTTTCTCCCAAGGAGACACGAAAGCCAGAGCAAACAAGACAAGAGAAGACTGAAGCACCCAACCTCCTTCTAGGAACTACTAGAGAAGGTCAACCACCAAAGAATGTACAAGAGTTTGACTTTCAAAACTTCAAAGTCTCCGTAGCCCAAGAAGGTGGAAAGATCGTAAGCATCTGGGACAAAAAGTACAATCATCAGCTTGTATCTGAGTTGGAGAAAAAGCTAAACGTATACCCACTCGAGGTGTTCACCGGAAACCCAGAATTAGACTTTAAGCTAAACTTTTCCCCCTACCAGCTGCAGCAGCAAGGAAACTCCATAAGGCTAGAGTATAAGGATGAGCAGGTTAGAGTAGTCAAAACTCTCTCCTACATGGGTTCGTACTTCAAGCTTACTCTTCAAGTAGAAGGTATAACATCACCCTTGTATGTACTTGCCGGAAACCTAAGTAAAGAGGACAGCTTTTATACACACGCTGGTCCAGTGCTAAACCTAGATGGTAAAGTGATCAGAATCTCCACAGAGGATGTGAAAGGAAAGGAGATATTCCAAGGTAGCATAAGCTTTGCTGGTGAAGAAAACAGGTACTACTTTAAAGGTTTTTCTGGCAAGATTGACACCGTTGCAGTATACAATGTGGATGGTAAAGATACTTTTGTAGCAGTAAGATACAAAGAACCTATCTATTTCTATGCAGGTGCAAAAGAATACACAAGGATAAAGGATATAGGCCTTGTGGACGTTATAGACTGGGGTATGCTAAAGTGGATAGTAAAGCCCCTCTTTGTGTTCATGTACTTTATCTATGAACATTTACACTCTTGGGTAGTGTCCATACTTGTTCTTACACTCATAGTCAGAGTGTTTATGATACCTCTGACTTATAAGAGCACAATTTCCATGATGAAACTCTCAGAACTAGCACCCAAGATGCAAGAGATAAGGGAAAAGTACAAAAACGACCCAGTAAAAATGCAGGAAGAGATCATGAAGCTCTACTCAGAAGCTGGCTTTAACCCTCTTTCAGGATGCCTGCCCATACTCTTTCAGATCCCAGTATTCTTTGCTCTGTACAAGGTCCTTATAATCACAGCAGACCTGCAGCTAGCCTCCTTACTGTGGATACCCAGCCTGGCTCAAAAGGATCCCTACTACATCCTCCCCATACTCATGGGGCTAACCATGATAGGACAGCAGTTCATAAGTCCAAACCCTGACAAAAGCCAGAACGTGATGATGTATGTCTCCTCTGTTATATTTACTTTCCTCTTTGCCAGCTTTCCATCAGGCTTGGTACTCTACTGGACTTTCAACAACATCCTCAACATAGGTCAAAGCTACTTTATAAAGAAGTACATCCTTAAAGATAAAGGTAAGATGACCAAGGAGAAAACTAAGAGGAAAAAATGA
- the yidD gene encoding membrane protein insertion efficiency factor YidD translates to MKKPLILFLRLWRLFVSPFYPPSCRYYPSCSEYAIMAVEKYGAFKGMYKAIKRVLRCHPLAKGGVDYP, encoded by the coding sequence ATGAAGAAACCTCTTATCCTTTTCTTAAGATTGTGGAGGCTTTTTGTATCGCCCTTTTATCCTCCTTCTTGCAGGTATTATCCCTCTTGTTCTGAGTACGCCATAATGGCTGTAGAAAAGTACGGCGCTTTTAAGGGTATGTACAAGGCTATAAAGCGTGTGCTCAGATGTCATCCTCTAGCAAAAGGAGGCGTTGACTATCCCTGA
- the rpmH gene encoding 50S ribosomal protein L34 codes for MASARNITHISNLKRKRKSGFLARMSTKSGRKIIKRRRKKGRHRLTP; via the coding sequence ATGGCAAGCGCCAGGAACATAACTCACATCTCTAACCTAAAAAGGAAAAGGAAGAGTGGTTTTTTAGCCCGCATGTCTACTAAAAGCGGTAGGAAGATCATAAAGAGAAGAAGGAAGAAGGGCAGACACAGACTAACACCCTGA
- the atpE gene encoding ATP synthase F0 subunit C translates to MKRLLSLMGLLLLSGLAMAQEPGNAGNTLKEGLMYLGAGLAIGLAALGTGIGMGHAVRGTQEGVARNPTIGGRLQTIMFIGLAFIETLALYALLVAIILLFVK, encoded by the coding sequence ATGAAAAGACTTCTAAGCCTTATGGGTCTATTGCTGCTTAGCGGTTTGGCAATGGCTCAGGAGCCTGGAAACGCAGGCAATACCCTCAAAGAAGGGCTCATGTACCTGGGTGCAGGCCTAGCCATAGGTCTCGCAGCTCTGGGTACAGGTATAGGTATGGGCCATGCTGTTAGGGGTACACAGGAAGGTGTAGCCAGGAACCCAACCATAGGTGGTAGGTTGCAGACCATAATGTTCATAGGCCTTGCTTTCATAGAAACGCTAGCCTTGTATGCTCTACTCGTCGCTATAATATTACTGTTTGTAAAGTAA
- the atpB gene encoding F0F1 ATP synthase subunit A yields the protein MESISYTHVYLGIVAMGISLALILMAGKPSIRPTKFQAIWEGYLRFVRSMILENIGEEGLSYVPLIASIGLFVFFSNLLGMVPGLEAPTANVNTNLALALLVFLFYNFEGFRHHGIGYLKHFMGPNVYLAPVFFVIEVISHLARPITLTLRLFANMKGGALLLLVLVSLVIKNYLIMAVSPLLLLFIIAIKFLAVFIQSYIFMILSVVYLAGAVVHEEHH from the coding sequence ATGGAAAGCATAAGCTACACGCATGTCTACCTGGGTATAGTAGCTATGGGAATATCCCTAGCTCTTATACTGATGGCTGGCAAACCTTCCATAAGGCCTACTAAATTTCAAGCCATCTGGGAAGGGTACCTCAGGTTTGTCAGGAGTATGATACTGGAAAACATAGGAGAGGAAGGATTAAGTTATGTACCTTTGATAGCAAGTATAGGACTTTTTGTCTTCTTTTCTAACCTTCTCGGCATGGTGCCAGGTTTAGAAGCTCCAACAGCTAACGTAAACACAAACTTGGCTTTGGCTTTACTCGTCTTCCTTTTTTACAACTTTGAAGGTTTTAGACACCATGGTATAGGCTACCTTAAGCATTTCATGGGACCAAACGTCTACCTTGCTCCCGTCTTTTTTGTGATAGAAGTGATTTCACACCTGGCAAGGCCTATAACTCTAACCTTAAGGCTTTTCGCCAACATGAAAGGTGGAGCTCTACTCCTATTAGTGTTAGTAAGCTTGGTTATCAAAAACTACCTTATAATGGCTGTATCACCACTTTTGCTGCTATTTATAATAGCTATAAAGTTTTTGGCTGTGTTCATACAGTCATACATATTCATGATACTTTCGGTAGTATACCTCGCAGGTGCAGTTGTCCATGAAGAACATCACTAA
- a CDS encoding Hsp33 family molecular chaperone HslO, whose amino-acid sequence MLFKELDTQTQAEIKEYFQNKDYMVIAVPRYEPIRVYTLRATNTVKTAQNIHNLDKDKAKVLGEALICALMLTSLLKHATDQKVLFKVEHADGVVVAEADAKGRVRGFIEGDIPRYPDGTLMVVKELRLGVPYTSIVPLVSTNLKEALNYYFYQSEQLETYTDMAVLFDEGGRVSFAGGYMVQVMGGATQEAKELISSRAAFLPPMEELVNKRPEDISVELLKGMEPRILGLKEIEYYCPCNEDIAKASLLLLSEEELSEILKEGPAEVVCKFCGKVYRFSQI is encoded by the coding sequence ATGCTCTTCAAGGAATTAGATACCCAAACTCAGGCCGAAATAAAGGAGTACTTCCAAAACAAGGACTACATGGTCATAGCCGTACCAAGGTACGAACCCATAAGAGTATACACCCTACGTGCAACTAACACAGTAAAAACAGCTCAGAACATACACAACCTGGACAAGGATAAAGCTAAAGTCCTCGGAGAGGCCCTAATATGTGCCCTTATGCTTACGTCCTTGCTAAAGCATGCCACAGACCAGAAGGTACTCTTTAAAGTAGAACACGCCGACGGTGTCGTAGTAGCTGAAGCAGATGCAAAGGGTAGAGTAAGAGGTTTTATAGAAGGAGATATTCCCCGGTACCCTGATGGAACCCTCATGGTAGTCAAAGAACTACGCCTGGGAGTACCATACACAAGCATAGTACCGCTGGTGAGTACAAACCTAAAAGAAGCTCTAAACTACTACTTTTACCAATCAGAACAGCTAGAGACCTATACGGACATGGCTGTACTCTTCGACGAAGGAGGAAGGGTAAGCTTTGCCGGTGGATACATGGTCCAGGTGATGGGAGGAGCAACCCAAGAGGCTAAGGAGCTCATAAGTTCAAGGGCAGCCTTCTTACCTCCCATGGAAGAGCTTGTAAACAAGAGGCCAGAGGACATAAGTGTAGAGCTTCTTAAAGGTATGGAACCAAGAATCTTAGGACTAAAGGAAATAGAGTATTACTGTCCGTGCAACGAAGATATAGCCAAGGCCAGCCTTCTTTTACTCTCAGAAGAGGAACTCTCTGAGATACTCAAGGAAGGTCCAGCTGAAGTAGTATGTAAATTCTGTGGCAAGGTCTACAGGTTTTCTCAAATATAA
- a CDS encoding TldD/PmbA family protein has product MVKDMLKEKAGYILSNLLSKGGTYGEIFYERSRTCRMHLEDNRIDRVLWGVEEGVGIRLIKDNKTYYGYTTEPTYENLLEIAKALAGGSGHGPVAIGKKYILGRTDCLIDIDLVDLRYREEILKRANDAARSYSDKIKQVQVVLMDKTREVMIINSLGQLAEDTQKRVVFFVEVVASDGQILQRGYESLGGMGGFEIFERTPPEQVAKKAASRAVLMLSAKPAPAGNFTVVMSAQAGGTMIHEAVGHGLEADLVQKGLSVYKDKLGQKVASELVTVVDDATLPGHNGSFTVDDEGVPAQRTVLIDKGYLVGYMYDRLSAMKDGKESTGNGRRQSFMHIPMVRMTNTFIAPGKENPEDIIKSTKKGVLVVKMGGGEVNTVTGDFVFEIMEGYLIENGQITHPIRSAVLMGNGPKALMDVDAVGYDLGWSIGTCGKEGQGVPVTDAQPTIRIRNLLLGGTQV; this is encoded by the coding sequence ATGGTAAAGGATATGCTTAAGGAAAAAGCAGGATACATACTCTCAAACTTGCTTTCTAAGGGAGGAACTTACGGAGAGATCTTCTACGAAAGATCCAGAACGTGCAGGATGCACTTAGAAGACAACAGGATAGACAGAGTACTATGGGGTGTCGAGGAAGGCGTAGGCATAAGACTCATAAAAGACAATAAGACCTATTACGGATACACCACAGAACCAACTTACGAGAACCTCCTTGAGATAGCCAAAGCTCTAGCTGGTGGTTCAGGACACGGTCCTGTAGCCATAGGAAAGAAGTATATCCTAGGTCGGACAGACTGCCTAATAGACATAGACCTTGTGGATCTAAGATACAGAGAGGAAATACTTAAAAGAGCAAACGATGCAGCTAGAAGCTACTCAGATAAGATAAAGCAAGTGCAGGTAGTCCTTATGGACAAAACTAGAGAGGTAATGATCATAAACTCTCTCGGACAGCTCGCTGAGGACACCCAAAAGAGGGTAGTGTTCTTTGTGGAGGTAGTGGCAAGCGATGGCCAAATACTACAAAGGGGTTATGAGTCCTTAGGTGGTATGGGTGGTTTTGAAATCTTTGAAAGGACACCACCGGAACAAGTGGCCAAGAAAGCAGCTTCAAGGGCTGTTCTGATGCTTTCTGCAAAGCCCGCTCCCGCAGGAAACTTTACCGTGGTTATGTCTGCTCAAGCTGGTGGGACTATGATACACGAGGCAGTTGGTCACGGTCTTGAAGCAGATCTTGTGCAAAAGGGCCTCTCCGTTTATAAGGACAAGCTTGGGCAGAAAGTAGCCAGTGAGCTAGTCACCGTGGTAGACGATGCTACTCTTCCAGGACACAACGGCTCTTTTACTGTAGACGATGAAGGAGTACCAGCCCAGAGGACTGTACTCATAGACAAAGGTTACCTCGTAGGCTACATGTACGACAGATTGAGCGCGATGAAAGATGGTAAAGAATCCACCGGCAATGGAAGAAGACAGAGCTTCATGCACATACCCATGGTGAGGATGACCAACACCTTTATAGCACCTGGTAAAGAAAATCCCGAGGACATAATAAAAAGTACCAAGAAAGGTGTGTTGGTAGTAAAGATGGGTGGAGGCGAGGTCAACACGGTAACAGGAGATTTCGTCTTTGAGATAATGGAGGGGTACCTGATAGAAAACGGTCAGATTACACATCCCATAAGGTCTGCGGTTCTTATGGGAAACGGTCCCAAGGCCCTTATGGATGTGGACGCCGTTGGTTATGACCTAGGATGGTCCATAGGCACGTGCGGTAAGGAGGGTCAGGGTGTACCCGTAACGGACGCCCAACCCACAATAAGGATAAGGAACCTCCTCCTTGGTGGAACACAAGTCTAG
- the accD gene encoding acetyl-CoA carboxylase, carboxyltransferase subunit beta: protein MGILDRFRRKPQQESLWTKCPDCKTILYIPELQKNLKVCPNCGYHFQMGAFERISSLLDGTYEVLFENVLPDDPLKFKDTKPYKDRLKQAQEQTKLTEAMVVARGSLVDQEIILTVMDFEFIGGSMGSVVGERFYRACLLAVKEGIPLISVITSGGARMQEGIISLMQMARTSMAVGFLNNSGVPYITVLTDPTMGGVSASFAFLGDIIIAEPKALIGFAGPRVIEQTIKQQLPEGFQRAEFLLKKGMVDMVIDRRQLKSTLHRLLKMSTFWRKAKDGKGYA from the coding sequence ATGGGTATACTAGACAGGTTTAGGAGAAAACCTCAGCAGGAAAGTCTATGGACCAAGTGTCCTGACTGTAAAACCATCCTGTATATCCCAGAGCTACAGAAGAACCTGAAAGTGTGCCCCAACTGTGGCTACCATTTCCAGATGGGTGCTTTTGAGAGGATATCAAGCCTTCTGGACGGTACTTACGAGGTACTCTTTGAAAACGTCCTACCAGATGATCCTCTAAAGTTCAAAGATACAAAACCCTACAAGGACAGATTAAAGCAAGCTCAAGAACAGACCAAGCTTACAGAGGCTATGGTAGTGGCAAGAGGCAGCCTTGTAGATCAGGAAATTATCCTGACAGTCATGGACTTTGAGTTCATAGGAGGAAGTATGGGTTCTGTGGTGGGAGAAAGGTTCTACAGGGCATGTCTGTTGGCAGTAAAAGAGGGCATACCCTTAATAAGCGTCATAACATCTGGTGGTGCGCGCATGCAGGAGGGGATAATATCCCTCATGCAGATGGCAAGGACATCTATGGCCGTCGGCTTTCTTAACAACTCTGGAGTTCCTTACATAACGGTGCTTACTGATCCTACCATGGGCGGAGTCTCTGCCAGCTTTGCCTTCTTGGGGGACATAATAATAGCCGAACCAAAAGCTCTTATAGGCTTTGCAGGTCCAAGAGTGATAGAGCAGACCATAAAGCAACAGCTTCCAGAAGGTTTTCAAAGGGCCGAATTCTTACTAAAAAAGGGTATGGTGGACATGGTAATAGACAGGAGGCAGCTTAAAAGCACACTACACAGACTTTTAAAGATGAGTACCTTTTGGAGGAAGGCCAAAGATGGTAAAGGATATGCTTAA
- a CDS encoding ABC transporter permease, producing MFRFLFFRLLQAIPTVVGVTFLSFLLIKLAPGDYLDQLKLNPQVSPQTIEMLKKQYGLDQPIILQYLKWLKSAILFDLGYSFQYHAPVADLIKERIGNTLLLTVSSAILSWFFAFFLGFVAGMKEGSLLDKLIRLFSYTFMSVPSFFLAFLLILLSAKTGILPVGGIKSPNYDNLSTVGKVVDILRHMALPVLTLTLISTAGLLRLVRSSVIEFLNSPVVVMLKAKGVSQWVLIKHAIKNVLNPFTTLIGFEIAGLLSGAALVEIVLDWPGLGSLMLNAVLSQDLYLVMGGLYIGTLMLIVGNLIADLLLAWIDPRVREREVRI from the coding sequence ATGTTTAGATTCTTGTTCTTTAGACTTCTTCAGGCCATACCTACGGTAGTAGGTGTTACCTTTCTCTCCTTCCTTCTTATAAAGCTTGCACCCGGAGACTACCTGGATCAGCTTAAACTAAACCCACAGGTGTCTCCTCAAACCATAGAGATGCTAAAAAAGCAGTACGGATTGGACCAACCTATCATCCTTCAGTATCTAAAATGGCTCAAGTCTGCTATCCTCTTTGACCTTGGTTACTCTTTTCAGTACCACGCCCCAGTAGCAGATCTTATAAAGGAGAGGATAGGAAACACGCTCCTGCTTACAGTAAGTTCCGCCATCCTATCCTGGTTTTTTGCCTTCTTCCTAGGCTTTGTGGCAGGCATGAAGGAGGGGAGTCTTCTAGACAAGCTTATAAGGCTCTTCTCTTACACCTTTATGTCTGTCCCTTCCTTTTTCCTTGCTTTCTTACTCATACTTCTGAGTGCCAAGACAGGAATCCTACCCGTAGGTGGCATAAAAAGCCCCAACTACGATAACCTTTCTACCGTAGGTAAAGTTGTAGACATACTAAGGCATATGGCATTGCCTGTCTTGACACTTACACTCATATCAACAGCAGGGCTTTTAAGGTTAGTAAGAAGCAGCGTCATAGAGTTTTTGAACAGCCCCGTAGTGGTAATGCTAAAAGCCAAGGGAGTCTCCCAATGGGTGCTCATAAAGCATGCCATAAAGAATGTACTCAATCCGTTTACCACTTTGATAGGTTTTGAGATAGCCGGTCTTCTTTCTGGTGCAGCGTTGGTAGAGATAGTTCTAGATTGGCCTGGTCTTGGCTCCTTGATGCTAAACGCCGTCCTCTCTCAAGACCTGTATTTGGTGATGGGTGGACTCTACATAGGTACCCTCATGCTCATAGTAGGAAATCTCATAGCTGACCTTCTCCTAGCGTGGATAGACCCAAGAGTAAGGGAAAGGGAGGTCAGAATCTAA
- the thrS gene encoding threonine--tRNA ligase, whose translation MEKVSLEFNGQTYEIDKGTLVRDFLSQVGVQDALGIKLNGEVLDLQTPIRISGKVKVITKQDPESLEILRHSLSHIMAQALKELYGDDKVHLGVGPTTEDGFYYDVQVEGKTISEEDLPVIEQKMREIIQRNYPIVREELSREEAIELFKRLKEIYKIELIERIEKDKVISVYRQGEFVDLCKGPHLPSTGMAGAFKLTHVSGAYWMGDSSRPMLQRIYGIAYWSQEDLQKRLEFLEEAKKRDHRKLGKELELFLIDEDVGGGLVIWLPKGGIYRKILEDYWKEEHLKRGYQLVYTPHVGKAKLWEISGHLDYYRQNMFPEMKMENEEYFVKPMNCPFHITIYKSKVRSYKELPLKLAELGTVYRYEMSGVLHGLMRVRGFTQDDAHIFCTKEQVQEVIKETLEFAIQMLKNFGFEDFKVYISTKPEDAIGSEEQWQLAESSLVEAVKGLGLEYEIDEGGGAFYGPKIDVKIKDAIGRLWQCSTIQFDFNLPERFDLEYVGSDNRRYRPYVIHRAILGSIERFTGILLEHYAGLLPLWLAPVQVRILTVADRHIQYAREIKDYLTSKGFRVELDEREERLGAKIREAELQKIPYMVIVGDKEVQSKSLSVRSKKEGDLGSMSVEEFEEHLRRALGHGASVPT comes from the coding sequence ATGGAAAAGGTAAGCTTGGAGTTCAATGGACAGACGTATGAGATAGACAAAGGAACGCTTGTAAGGGACTTCCTTTCCCAGGTGGGGGTACAGGATGCCCTTGGTATAAAGTTGAATGGTGAGGTCTTGGACCTTCAGACACCAATAAGGATATCGGGAAAGGTTAAGGTGATAACAAAACAGGATCCTGAAAGCTTAGAGATACTAAGGCATTCCCTCTCTCACATAATGGCGCAAGCTTTAAAGGAACTCTATGGAGATGATAAGGTACACCTAGGTGTGGGTCCTACTACTGAGGATGGCTTTTACTATGATGTGCAGGTAGAGGGTAAAACCATCTCGGAAGAAGACCTCCCAGTCATAGAGCAGAAGATGAGGGAGATAATCCAAAGAAACTATCCCATAGTGAGGGAGGAGTTAAGCAGGGAAGAAGCCATAGAGCTTTTCAAAAGGTTAAAAGAGATTTACAAGATAGAGCTTATAGAGAGGATAGAGAAGGACAAGGTTATCTCTGTCTACAGACAGGGGGAGTTCGTGGATCTGTGCAAGGGTCCGCACCTGCCCTCCACGGGCATGGCAGGAGCCTTCAAGCTAACCCATGTGTCCGGCGCTTACTGGATGGGTGACTCCTCAAGGCCTATGCTTCAAAGGATATATGGCATAGCCTACTGGAGCCAGGAAGACCTTCAGAAGAGGCTTGAATTCTTAGAAGAGGCAAAGAAAAGAGACCACAGGAAACTGGGCAAAGAGCTTGAGCTTTTTCTTATAGATGAAGACGTGGGGGGTGGCCTCGTTATATGGCTTCCCAAAGGCGGCATATACAGGAAAATCTTAGAAGACTACTGGAAGGAGGAACACTTAAAGAGAGGCTACCAACTCGTGTACACACCGCATGTAGGAAAGGCTAAACTCTGGGAGATAAGCGGGCACCTCGACTACTACAGACAGAACATGTTCCCAGAGATGAAGATGGAAAACGAAGAATATTTCGTAAAGCCAATGAACTGCCCCTTCCATATAACCATCTATAAGAGTAAGGTAAGGAGTTACAAGGAACTTCCTCTAAAGCTGGCAGAGCTTGGGACCGTATACAGGTACGAGATGTCTGGAGTGCTGCACGGGCTTATGAGAGTAAGAGGTTTTACACAGGATGATGCTCATATATTCTGCACTAAGGAACAGGTGCAGGAGGTCATAAAGGAAACTTTGGAGTTTGCCATACAGATGCTCAAAAACTTCGGGTTTGAAGACTTTAAAGTTTACATCTCCACTAAGCCGGAGGATGCCATAGGCTCCGAAGAGCAGTGGCAGTTAGCAGAGAGCTCCCTTGTAGAAGCCGTTAAAGGTCTAGGTCTTGAGTACGAAATAGACGAAGGTGGTGGAGCTTTCTACGGTCCCAAGATAGACGTAAAGATCAAGGATGCTATAGGCAGGCTTTGGCAGTGCTCCACTATACAGTTTGACTTTAACCTACCCGAAAGATTTGATCTAGAGTACGTAGGATCTGACAACAGAAGATACAGACCCTACGTCATACACAGGGCCATACTAGGTTCCATAGAAAGGTTCACAGGCATCCTCCTCGAACACTATGCGGGACTTTTACCTCTTTGGTTAGCTCCTGTACAGGTGAGGATACTCACTGTGGCAGACAGACACATCCAGTACGCGAGGGAGATAAAGGATTATCTAACCTCCAAGGGGTTTAGAGTGGAACTAGATGAAAGAGAGGAGAGACTTGGAGCCAAGATAAGGGAAGCAGAACTCCAAAAGATACCCTACATGGTCATAGTGGGAGACAAAGAGGTTCAAAGCAAATCCTTGTCTGTAAGGAGTAAGAAAGAAGGAGATTTAGGAAGCATGTCAGTAGAGGAGTTTGAAGAACATCTTAGGAGAGCTTTAGGGCATGGGGCAAGCGTGCCCACATAG
- a CDS encoding lysophospholipid acyltransferase family protein, with protein sequence MGQACPHSFFARAFLKPFCPITKKLFRKIFKIEVYGLDKVPRGSCIVASNHRSHLDPPVLNSVFDEPLRFLAKEELFRVPFLGPLLPHMGAVPVKRGSGDVEVLEISLELLRKGCKVCIFPEGTRANPGEFLKPKLGVGLLAVKSRKPVLPVYIHGTDMVLPRGKSFPSLGHPIKVVIGEPVVYHHEEESPRVYRQVAQDIMERIKCLSSSL encoded by the coding sequence ATGGGGCAAGCGTGCCCACATAGTTTTTTCGCTAGAGCTTTCCTAAAGCCCTTCTGCCCTATAACTAAGAAGCTCTTTAGAAAGATCTTCAAGATAGAGGTATACGGTTTAGACAAGGTTCCGCGAGGATCCTGCATAGTGGCTTCCAACCACAGGAGCCACCTGGATCCACCTGTACTCAACTCCGTCTTTGATGAACCGCTCAGATTTTTGGCCAAGGAGGAACTCTTCAGGGTTCCCTTCTTGGGCCCTTTACTTCCCCACATGGGGGCTGTTCCCGTAAAAAGAGGTTCGGGCGATGTAGAAGTACTGGAGATATCCCTGGAGCTCCTCCGCAAAGGTTGTAAGGTATGTATCTTTCCAGAGGGTACGAGGGCAAACCCAGGCGAGTTTTTAAAGCCTAAGCTGGGGGTGGGCCTTCTTGCCGTAAAGAGCAGAAAGCCTGTCCTCCCCGTATACATACATGGTACGGATATGGTACTTCCTAGAGGAAAGAGCTTTCCATCGTTGGGACATCCTATAAAGGTGGTTATAGGTGAGCCTGTGGTCTATCACCACGAAGAGGAGAGTCCAAGGGTCTACAGACAGGTAGCTCAGGACATAATGGAGAGGATTAAATGCCTAAGCTCATCTTTGTGA